In Pochonia chlamydosporia 170 chromosome 3, whole genome shotgun sequence, the following are encoded in one genomic region:
- a CDS encoding ribosome biogenesis protein SLX9 domain-containing protein, which yields MAPLPPSTKAPSARALRMQRITGQIHPLLPSKIFRTDAHVTDDFLNSKRDKRMMKHSSFVSRITSSKISKNKRRRPKNKLKTSLEGLADALPELKGGEGGEEILAGKVKHKSLKSKRGALKKKERIVKGEMERFGASMARLSGTQQAARTNTQKSAIDEDSDAEDEDMTTQSPVPAQQGVPQQGSAAAQTATSDRWAALRGYISATMEQNPAFAGKRNT from the exons ATG GCTCCCCTTCCCCCATCAACCAAAGCGCCCTCCGCCCGCGCACTTCGCATGCAACGCATCACCGGCCAAATCCACCCTCTCCTCCCATCCAAGATCTTCCGCACAGACGCCCACGTCACAGATGacttcctcaactccaagcGCGACAAGCGCATGATGAAACACTCCTCCTTCGTATCAAGAATCACATCCTCAAAAATCAGCAAGAACAAGCGCCGCCGGCCGAAGAACAAACTCAAGACATCGCTAGAAGGGCTCGCAGATGCGCTGCCAGAATTGAAGGGTggcgagggcggcgaggagatACTCGCCGGGAAGGTGAAGCACAAGAGTCTGAAGAGCAAACGAGGTgcgctgaagaagaaggagaggattGTTAAGGGCGAGATGGAGAGGTTTGGCGCTAGTATGGCTAGGCTGTCGGGGACTCAGCAGGCTGCTCGTACGAATACCCAGAAGAGTGCGATTGACGAAGATAGTGAtgcggaggatgaggacaTGACCACACAAAGTCCTGTTCCTGCTCAGCAAGGAGTTCCGCAACAAGGTTCTGCGGCGGCACAAACTGCTACTTCGGATAGATGGGCTGCGTTGAGAGGCTACATTTCGGCGACTATGGAGCAAAATCCGGCGTTTGCGGGAAAAAGAAATACGTAA
- a CDS encoding nucleotide-binding, alpha-beta plait (similar to Metarhizium robertsii ARSEF 23 XP_007823175.1), protein MQLSILCSAVLAIVTSKALAAEQPNVSASQSLELLNNLVTELGATGDVRVKLENETPALDAENVIPFHNSLNVAFTRILETFPQKTGDISVGPFTHKQESALCALMPKIADAGHHATDTLLTLPTFHNDRDAYRAEFTLGLTLENLSYQFNMLYWSFHDSGAATKCDRQAQRNSTIRHWLEASHGADGLRSMPPRPPSPEDAPRASPILLKKAGRGISHEYSAECDESLRNMHLGDLTHLSACFFDMDVILQRTSRDLNQFCSRIDTAAELITKNKELPGSDILAALKATSPILTNIINANTSEISGFMEMLSGMRQTMEGNKPSIANDGASFWTPPIDAGAWKIAPSYDDPFMIAEEEQRVPIYETPAWGMAPEDETSASCPNEASLTTSVQSYPASLENHYILRYHDDIQDIYSPCIYMPRSTSFSNPESQSRRVVLNNLPADSTVAQVLKSIRCYGGIMSIVMTKSLCKTNNGQKCALIEFVYPEAAAAITSHFQYHRPTFLDNKGTKHQPEAYLIPTPSYFHTEINHYLLDRGCTRALCLPNFPEEAIWQLLCIIGLKHITDAQLSYGNDLTLEFTSLFEADRAERLIRCGHTNIEYNATQNEMRNVPDSSQGTMQDIHDSSGVIQYVDPNTLTTTWNRSPYNTYPPTATAEVKAIVPGDTKPTREEVLAEYFSIDPSEVGSYLEDRKAFQDTTYKIIGSNITLTRHKWSWNISAEDHMKLLMANTLHDPEWANDWDEYFAAAGAPNLRTWEEYGKLAMHRRECAAKQGLEEGTVPVCTGCEFGCVGLKNVPVAGFIKDFFVLKRPAPTED, encoded by the exons ATGCAACTGAGTATTCTTTGCAGCGCCGTCTTGGCCATCGTTACCTCTAAGGCTCTGGCTGCTGAGCAACCCAACGTTTCAGCAAGCCAATCTCTTGAGCTGTTAAACAACCTTGTCACAGAACTAGGGGCAACTGGCGATGTTCGAGTCAAGCTTGAAAATGAAACTCCTGCCCTAGACGCCGAGAACGTGATTCCGTTCCACAAT AGCCTCAATGTCGCTTTCACTCGCATTCTGGAAACCTTTCCTCAAAAGACCGGTGATATATCAGTCGGTCCTTTTACCCATAAGCAAGAATCGGCGCTCTGTGCGCTGATGCCCAAGATTGCTGACGCCGGGCACCACGCCACTGATACATTGCTCACCCTGCCAACATTCCACAATGACAGGGATGCCTATCGAGCTGAGTTTACGCTAGGCCTAACGCTGGAGAACTTGTCTTATCAGTTTAATATGCTGTATTGGAGCTTCCATGATTCGGGGGCTGCGACGAAGTGTGACAGGCAAGCCCAAA GGAACTCGACAATCCGTCACTGGCTCGAAGCCAGTCATGGTGCCGACGGTCTCCGGTCTATGCCACCGAGACCCCCATCTCCAGAAGATGCCCCAAGGGCATCTCCAATATTGTTAAAGAAGGCTGGTAGAGGTATCAGTCATGAGTATTCCGCAGAGTGCGACGAGTCACTCAGGAACATGCACCTGGGCGATCTTACACACCTCTCAGCCTGCTTTTTCGACATGGACGTTATACTTCAACGCACCAGCCGCGATCTTAACCAGTTTTGCTCCAGAATA GATACTGCCGCCGAGCTCATCACCAAGAATAAAGAACTCCCAGGCTCCGACATTTTGGCCGCGCTAAAAGCCACGAGTCCGATTTTAACAAACATAATAAATGCCAACACTTCGGAAATATCAGGCTTTATGGAAATGCTATCCGGCATGAGACAGACCATGGAAGGAAACAAGCCTTCTATTGCTAATGACGGGGCGTCATTCTGGACGCCTCCAATAGACGCTGGGGCTTGGAAAATTGCTCCATCCTATGATGATCCCTTCATGAttgctgaagaagagcagcgTGTGCCTATATATGAGACACCAGCTTGGGGAATGGCCCCAGAAGACGAAACTTCAGCAAGTTGTCCTAACGAAGCTTCTCTCACAACGAGTGTACAGAGCTATCCTGCTTCTCTAGAAAACCACTACATCTTAAGATATCACGATGATATCCAGGATATTTATTCTCCATGCATCTACATGCCTCGATCGACAAGTTTCAGCAACCCAGAATCACAAAGCCGCCGAGTAGTTCTCAACAACCTACCTGCCGACTCAACTGTCGCCCAAGTCCTCAAAAGCATCAGATGCTATGGGGGAATTATGTCCATCGTCATGACAAAGAGCCTCTGCAAAACTAACAACGGACAGAAGTGCGCTCTCATTGAGTTTGTGTACCCtgaggcagcagcagccatcacTTCTCACTTTCAATACCATAGACCTACGTTTCTCGATAACAAGGGTACTAAGCATCAACCAGAAGCATACCTAATTCCTACACCATCATACTTCCATACCGAAATAAACCACTATCTCCTCGATAGAGGTTGCACCAGGGCACTTTGTCTGCCAAACTTTCCCGAAGAAGCAATATGGCAACTCCTCTGCATAATTGGACTCAAACACATCACCGATGCTCAGCTATCATATGGAAATGATCTAACCTTAGAGTTTACATCCCTATTTGAAGCAGATCGGGCTGAAAGGCTGATCAGATGCGGCCACACTAACATCGAATACAACGCCACCCAGAACGAAATGCGCAATGTCCCCGATTCCTCACAGGGAACCATGCAAGATATTCATGATTCCAGCGGAGTCATTCAGTACGTTGATCCAAATACACTGACCACAACATGGAATAGATCACCTTACAATACATACCCTCCAACGGCGACCGCAGAAGTGAAAGCCATCGTCCCGGGAGACACAAAGCCCACGCGAGAAGAAGTCCTCGCCGAATACTTCTCAATCGACCCCTCCGAAGTAGGAAGCTATCTCGAAGACCGCAAAGCCTTCCAAGACACCACATACAAAATCATCGGGAGCAACATCACACTCACCCGCCACAAATGGAGCTGGAACATCAGCGCAGAAGACCACATGAAGCTCCTCATGGCGAATACCTTACACGATCCGGAATGGGCAAACGATTGGGACGAGTactttgctgctgcagggGCGCCAAATTTGCGAACTTGGGAAGAATACGGGAAGCTGGCTATGCATCGTCGAGAGTGCGCTGCCAAGCAAGGTTTGGAGGAAGGTACTGTGCCTGTTTGTACGGGGTGTGAGTTTGGGTGCGTGGGATTGAAGAACGTGCCTGTTGCTGGTTTCATAAAGGACTTTTTTGTCCTTAAACGGCCTGCGCCGACGGAAGACTAA
- a CDS encoding HPP family protein (similar to Metarhizium acridum CQMa 102 XP_007810289.1), which translates to MTLPHRLWNFDIDRFLNPFVPSPPWRFLPYPVARWFGYRKTKPKDTGNLMPVFWAFIGVFAAILMIQGVSKHVPSFESRGAPMIVGSFGAAAVLEFYAIESPLAQPRNAIMGQFISAFVGVAIGKLFQLSDRFEDIQWVGGALACACATAMMALTKTVHPPAGATALLAVIDNTLIHIGWFMLPVMLLGCALMLGVALVVNNIERRFPIYWWTPEDVSKGRSILRRRHSAELKKATVDEEKAVDVPPAVAPAASGSDSTARDAEDDTATNDEDQTECSGVKFKSAHQHAGEVVIRRGEVVVPEHMFLTQEEQQLLETLTYRL; encoded by the exons atgacGCTACCTCACAGGCTATGGAATTTCGACATAGATCGGTTCCTGAACCCGTTCGTGCCATCGCCACCATGGCGGTTCCTGCCCTACCCCGTTGCGAGGTGGTTCGGATATCGCAAGACCAAGCCGAAGGACACTGGCAACCTGATGCCCGTTTTCTGGGCATTTATTGGTGTCTTTGCTGCCATTCTCATGATACAAGGGGTGTCGAAACACGTGCCATCGTTTGAGTCGCGTGGTGCTCCCATGATTGTGGGCAGTTTT GGCGCGGCCGCAGTCTTAGAGTTCTACGCCATCGAATCACCCCTTGCTCAACCGCGAAATGCCATCATGGGCCAATTCATATCCGCATTTGTCGGTGTTGCCATCGGCAAGCTCTTCCAACTGAGCGATCGATTCGAGGATATCCAATGGGTCGGAGGAGCCCTTGCCTGCGCTTGTGCGACCGCCatgatggccttgaccaAGACTGTGCACCCTCCTGCCGGAGCCACGGCGTTGCTCGCTGTCATTGACAATACCCTGATTCATATTGGATGGTTCATGCTTCCGGTTATGCTGCTGGGATGTGCGCTCATGTTGGGAGTCGCACTCGTGGTAAACAACATAGAAAGACGCTTCCCGATATACTGGTGGACACCCGAAGACGTTAGTAAAGGACGATCTATATTACGTAGACGGCATTCCGCAGAATTAAAGAAGGCAACTGTAGACGAAGAAAAGGCAGTCGACGTCCCTCCTGCGGTGGCGCCGGCGGCGAGTGGTAGCGATTCGACGGCCAgagatgccgaggatgatACAGCGACCAACGACGAGGATCAAACGGAGTGCAGTGGTGTGAAGTTTAAGAGTGCGCATCAGCATGCTGGAGAGGTTGTTATTAGACGTGGGGAGGTGGTTGTCCCTGAGCATATGTTTCTTACACAAGAGGaacaacagcttctggaGACGTTGACATACCGACTGTAG
- a CDS encoding molybdenum cofactor synthesis protein (similar to Verticillium alfalfae VaMs.102 XP_003005456.1) codes for MENIDHLQREIATRESELAELKSRLAAAQAQQQDAKIWTWPLKEHEYQRYGRQMIVPNFGLDGQLRLRSAKVLLVGAGGLGCPAAAYLAGSGVGVLGLVDGDEVEVSNLHRQIAHSTSRVGMTKVESAITYLRGLNPTITYKAHITHLTPQNAEEIVSQYDLVLDCTDHPTSRYLISDICVLLGKPLVSASAFQTSGQLILLNNPPGKGPCYRCVFPKPPPPESVVGCGEGGIVGPIVGTMGVLQALEAIKLISRGGLESTAPEQIQQTMLLFSGMSDSTPFRSVRMRGKRKECFACGEHAELTLEYLKSSMDYIQFCGVTQPVKLLEPDARVSAKAYHDLLSSGGKHVLMDVREKEHFSLSHIPGSINVPISRFMSHRGGDTLPDGIPTDLPADMPLYIVCRVGNDSQIAAAKLKEWGVDREGERFIGDISGGLRSWKDTVDGSLPFL; via the exons ATGGAAAATATAGATCATCTCCAAAGGGAGATTGCAACCCGTGAATCGGAACTAGCCGAGCTAAAATCGCGACTCGCCGCAGCACAGGCACAACAACAGGATGCAAAGATCTGGACATGGCCACTCAAGGAGCACGAGTATCAACGCTATGGAAGGCAGATGATTGTTCCGAACTTCGGTTTAGACG GTCAACTGAGACTCAGAAGCGCAAAAGTCCTGCTCGTTGGCGCAGGCGGACTCGGATGTCCTGCCGCGGCTTATCTCGCCGGCTCAGGTGTAGGAGTCCTGGGCCTTGTTGACGGAGATGAGGTCGAGGTGTCGAATTTGCATAGGCAGATTGCTCACTCTACAAGTCGGGTGGGCATGACGAAGGTTGAAAGCGCAATCACCTACCTACGAGG ATTAAACCCAACCATCACTTACAAGGCGCACATTACTCACCTTACGCCCCAAAACGCAGAAGAGATAGTCTCCCAGTATGACCTCGTCCTGGACTGCACCGATCACCCTACATCCCGGTATCTCATATCCGATATCTGCGTCCTCCTAGGAAAACCACTCGTTTCGGCATCTGCATTCCAAACATCGGGACAGCTCATTCTTCTGAACAACCCTCCCGGAAAAGGTCCCTGCTACCGCTGCGTGTttcccaaaccaccaccccCAGAAAGCGTAGTTGGCTGCGGGGAGGGCGGCATCGTCGGGCCCATAGTTGGCACCATGGGCGTCCTACAAGCACTGGAGGCGATCAAGCTCATTTCCAGAGGTGGCCTGGAGTCAACGGCCCCCGAGCAAATTCAGCAGACTATGCTCTTGTTCAGCGGCATGTCAGACAGCACGCCCTTCAGATCAGTCCGTATGAGGGGCAAGCGCAAGGAGTGCTTTGCTTGTGGTGAACATGCAGAGCTTACACTGGAGTACTTGAAGTCATCTATGGATTATATCCAGTTTTGTGGTGTGACGCAGCCTGTGAAATTGCTGGAGCCGGACGCTCGCGTATCGGCCAAGGCGTACCACGATCTTCTTAGCAGTGGTGGGAAGCATGTGCTGATGGATGTTAGAGAGAAGGAACATTTCAGTTTATCTCATATTCCGGGGTCTATTAACGTTCCTATAAGCCGGTTTATGAGTCACCGCGGTGGAGATACGCTGCCAGATGGGATTCCTACGGATTTGCCCGCTGATATGCCATTGTATATTGTTTGTAGGGTGGGCAATGACTCACAGATTGCGGCTGCGAAGCTGAAGGAATGGGGTGTAGATCGGGAGGGAGAAAGGTTCATTGGTGATATTTCGGGGGGCTTGCGATCTTGGAAAGATACTGTTGATGGCTCCCTGCCCTTTTTGTAG
- a CDS encoding NAD dependent epimerase/dehydratase (similar to Beauveria bassiana ARSEF 2860 XP_008597154.1) produces MPRGLKAEGVGDREVPMRFIVHGLHRTGSMSMRTALHQLGFHNCYHMVSVIESLDVDAELWIKALEAKFGDKGEKWTREDWDKLLGQSQACIDLPAALFTLELAEAYPEAKVIVLNRDPEAWYESVLGSVYKTMKPLSVLDMLRSLYCAALDPQHRAWVRFGMALGKYGLPYDHGTEKDKAIAWFKQSYQEVRDAIPVDRRFEFSVKDGFEPLCKFLDVPVPTVKDEKTGKMVTAPFPHVNDRATFTSRISGMQSKKMREATSNLFTMISKTVTLGLLGYGGYMMWKTRLGGRV; encoded by the coding sequence ATGCCACGTGGACTTAAGGCGGAGGGCGTTGGTGACCGCGAGGTCCCCATGCGATTCATTGTCCATGGCCTGCACCGAACAGGATCGATGAGCATGCGAACGGCCCTTCATCAACTAGGCTTCCACAACTGCTATCACATGGTCTCGGTAATCGAGAGTctcgatgtcgatgccgaATTGTGGATTAAGGCATTGGAGGCCAAGTTCGGCGACAAAGGGGAGAAGTGGACAAGAGAGGACTGGGACAAGCTACTAGGTCAATCGCAAGCCTGCATCGACCTGCCAGCCGCCTTGTTCACCCTCGAACTCGCAGAGGCATACCCAGAGGCCAAGGTTATCGTACTCAACCGCGACCCTGAGGCGTGGTATGAGAGCGTTCTCGGCAGCGTATACAAGACTATGAAGCCGCTGTCGGTTCTAGACATGCTTCGAAGCTTGTACTGCGCCGCTTTGGACCCCCAGCACCGCGCTTGGGTTCGGTTCGGCATGGCACTGGGCAAATATGGCCTCCCCTACGACCATGGCACGgaaaaggacaaggccaTTGCTTGGTTCAAGCAGTCATACCAGGAGGTTCGCGACGCCATTCCCGTGGACAGGCGCTTCGAGTTCTCCGTCAAGGATGGCTTCGAGCCTCTCTGCAAGTTTCTCGATGTCCCCGTACCGACggtcaaggacgaaaagACGGGTAAAATGGTTACGGCCCCGTTCCCTCACGTCAATGACCGTGCCACATTCACCTCGCGCATCTCCGGGATGCAGTCTAAGAAGATGAGGGAGGCAACCAGCAATCTGTTTACGATGATCAGCAAGACGGTCACACTGGGCTTGCTGGGTTATGGCGGATACATGATGTGGAAGACTCGTCTTGGAGGCCGAGTGTAA
- a CDS encoding cupin 2 conserved barrel domain-containing protein (similar to Togninia minima UCRPA7 XP_007917988.1) yields the protein MAAISIPQTLDSFDEQWSPRLVASINDQHVKVAKIDGPFIFHAHPDTDELFYVLSGKLTMEIEGQESIEMNQGDVYVVPKGVRHRPVARNAHIMMVEKVGTVNTGDEEGSERTKAVKDARGVS from the coding sequence atggcagcgaTATCGATCCCTCAGACACTCGACTCCTTCGATGAGCAATGGTCCCCACGGCTAGTCGCATCTATCAACGACCAGCATGTCAAAGTAGCCAAGATTGACGGCCCGTTCATTTTTCACGCACATCCTGACACGGACGAACTGTTTTATGTTCTTTCTGGGAAATTGACCATGGAAATCGAAGGGCAGGAAAGCATTGAGATGAATCAAGGAGATGTCTACGTTGTTCCGAAGGGCGTTCGGCATCGCCCGGTCGCCCGGAATGCGCATATTATGATGGTGGAGAAGGTTGGGACGGTGAACACAGGCGACGAAGAAGGGTCAGAGAGGACAAAGGCGGTTAAGGATGCGAGGGGTGTTTCATAG
- a CDS encoding gliotoxin biosynthesis protein GliK (similar to Metarhizium acridum CQMa 102 XP_007810297.1), whose translation MAPAANSQSVASAALDKADVSARQPARDSYPPASSIPTTSAARLAKSAEGATQGLDASASDTVLYLAYGSNMCAKTFLGVRGIRPLSQVNVAAPSIRLTFDLPGVPYREPCFANVGFRNVPEEKKAHRAESVHQDMEWDGSLIGIVYEVTQKDYRTIMRTEGAGSSYKEIVVPCYPIAPKETFPKGPTPFLARTLYAAYNSNGDDNRRWWQRLLDGRQRPDPNYAQASLRYLNLLRDGGREHDLPASYQKYLASLHSYMTTRWTQKVGQYVFLALWAPLLIFILSMTGFLADETGKLPPWLAKGVAMLFNVMWMSYDVAFKPIFGDGERTEEENSEDEGSLVGNVKA comes from the coding sequence ATGGCACCTGCCGCAAACTCACAATCCGTGGCGTCGGCCGCCTTGGACAAGGCCGACGTCTCAGCCCGACAGCCCGCTCGAGATTCATACCCTCCAGCCTCGTCAATACCTACAACATCGGCAGCACGGCTCGCAAAGTCTGCTGAGGGTGCCACCCAGGGCTTAGATGCGTCAGCCAGTGATACTGTGCTGTATCTGGCCTATGGCTCTAACATGTGTGCCAAAACGTTCCTCGGTGTCCGTGGCATTCGACCTCTGTCACAGGTGAATGTTGCAGCTCCCAGTATACGACTCACTTTCGATCTCCCAGGAGTGCCGTATCGCGAGCCGTGTTTTGCAAACGTTGGATTTCGAAATGTGccagaggagaagaaggcacaTCGCGCCGAGTCCGTCCACCAAGATATGGAATGGGATGGGAGCCTCATCGGGATAGTCTACGAGGTCACTCAGAAGGACTACAGAACAATTATGCGCACAGAAGGGGCTGGATCGAGCTACAAAGAGATAGTTGTTCCCTGTTACCCCATTGCCCCGAAAGAAACTTTCCCAAAGGGGCCAACGCCATTCCTCGCAAGGACACTGTACGCGGCGTACAATTCAAATGGAGATGACAATAGGAGATGGTGGCAGCGCCTCCTGGACGGCCGACAAAGACCAGATCCTAACTACGCTCAGGCGAGTCTGCGTTACCTTAATCTCCTCCGGGACGGTGGAAGGGAACATGATCTGCCTGCCAGCTATCAAAAATACCTGGCATCATTGCACTCTTATATGACAACGAGATGGACTCAGAAAGTGGGACAATATGTGTTCCTTGCCCTTTGGGCTCCTCTGTTGATATTCATCCTCTCCATGACAGGATTTCTCGCCGATGAGACGGGAAAACTTCCACCCTGGCTTGCAAAAGGCGTAGCCATGTTATTTAACGTCATGTGGATGTCGTACGATGTTGCCTTTAAGCCTATATTTGGCGACGGTGAGAGAACCGAGGAGGAGAATTCGGAGGACGAAGGTTCGCTTGTAGGAAATGTTAAGGCGTAA
- a CDS encoding chromo domain-containing protein (similar to Metarhizium robertsii ARSEF 23 XP_007823176.1) codes for METPVSVTSSNEEIESSESATPTPEPPGKPSFVIEIRPPARYKPGCGPTLQPLRLLPPKESNAYIIERILLPSPGLAADGKPLPKRMTYIVGWRDLPAASLLVPAMKILDYVSPKVLEDWEEKLEAEVDEERIKLAEEELHGTTGLQKHKARPPTHTGIESAVAFEPETEPEDVGRHKMGAMSLSTPKKRKLADFEGLSDDDDSPSNQIAREMFGQTSRELSSDIPGGEAVAEAETEIEAVHMEPIRDISPKDGPQTPPKNSMPTPVPLPAYVNGLIGHNNSFSRPPQLPALRPSPGGGVEHRHYSALVDSIEGTSSADGGLFNALGGDINYVETSITLEPTSDVPRSTSASRKANGSTKKSHPPRPTKKRRKASPPIKEIGEDGEPTWEVERLEDVARYDVEGRGLVRYFLVRWAGDWPPDQQTSWEPEEHIPSRLIRTYTKMDKKKRAKLASQHNNKPPTRVGGGDLNAEYSSINELFDPDAQENYQAGGTSLDPGQQESLFVEDDLDKEVFVVDENSETKHGFGNKTTMTLSQRAFGVY; via the coding sequence ATGGAGACCCCGGTGTCCGTAACCAGCTCGAACGAAGAGATTGAGTCTTCGGAATCggcaactccaacaccagaaccGCCCGGAAAGCCATCATTTGTCATAGAAATAAGACCACCAGCGAGATATAAACCGGGATGCGGTCCAACGCTGCAGCCATTGAGACTGCTACCCCCCAAGGAGTCCAATGCCTACATAATCGAGCGGATTCTGCTACCGTCGCCCGGCCTGGCCGCTGATGGTAAACCGTTGCCAAAACGAATGACATATATCGTTGGATGGCGCGATCTCCCAGCGGCGAGCTTGTTGGTTCCTGCTATGAAGATTCTCGACTATGTGTCCCCCAAGGTTTTGGAGGATTGGGAAGAGAAGCTGGAGGCAGAAGTGGATGAGGAGCGGATCAAATTAGCGGAAGAAGAGCTACATGGGACCACGGGCTTACAAAAACATAAGGCCCGACCACCAACTCATACAGGGATCGAGTCAGCGGTTGCTTTTGAGCCCGAAACTGAACCTGAAGATGTCGGTCGCCATAAGATGGGGGCCATGAGTTTGTCAACGCCGAAGAAACGAAAGCTGGCTGACTTCGAAGGGCTCtctgatgacgacgatagCCCGTCGAATCAGATAGCGCGCGAGATGTTTGGGCAAACCAGCCGGGAGCTCTCTTCGGATATTcctggtggtgaagctgtaGCCGAAGCCGAAACTGAAATCGAGGCCGTACATATGGAGCCGATACGTGATATATCACCAAAGGATGGCCCGCAAACGCCTCCGAAAAACAGCATGCCTACTCCAGTGCCGCTGCCGGCATACGTGAACGGACTAATAGGTCACAACAATTCTTTTTCAAGGCCGCCGCAGCTACCAGCCCTGAGACCAAGCCCAGGCGGTGGTGTAGAGCATCGTCATTACAGTGCACTGGTGGATTCCATAGAAGGAACCAGTAGTGCTGATGGAGGCCTGTTTAACGCCTTGGGAGGGGATATCAACTATGTCGAAACGTCCATTACTCTAGAGCCGACGAGTGATGTACCGAGAAGCACGTCCGCCAGTCGAAAAGCTAACGGCTCTACCAAAAAGTCACATCCACCTAGGCCAACAAAGAAGAGACGCAAGGCATCACCGCCCATTAAAGAGATTGGGGAGGACGGTGAGCCAACCTGGGAAGTAGAAAGGTTGGAGGATGTTGCGCGTTATGATGTCGAAGGTCGCGGCCTCGTGAGATACTTCCTGGTTCGGTGGGCAGGTGATTGGCCCCCAGACCAACAGACCTCTTGGGAACCGGAGGAACACATTCCATCCAGGCTGATTCGAACATACACGAAGATggataagaagaagagggcaaAACTTGCTTCCCAGCATAATAACAAACCGCCGACGCGGGTTGGTGGAGGCGATTTGAATGCCGAATATAGCTCTATCAACGAACTGTTCGACCCAGACGCCCAGGAGAATTACCAGGCAGGCGGCACATCGCTTGAccctggccaacaagaaagCCTGTTTGTTGAGGATGACTTGGATAAGgaggtgtttgtggtggATGAGAATTCTGAAACGAAACACGGCTTTGGGAACAAAACGACCATGACATTGTCACAACGGGCGTTTGGAGTGTATTAA
- a CDS encoding presequence translocated-associated motor subunit pam17 (similar to Metarhizium acridum CQMa 102 XP_007810292.1) yields the protein MSSSFKTLALRLPRVAPAQSQSVVIRCCSKASLSTTARRACLTKGSSLRQNSPAISMKSCSSNFATSSKSMLRLVPKARATSPMTIASQARCFASVTSSLSSSAAASASSAAASSKSTLDWDSFFKLRLRRRRIQLFFSVTSGVLGGAGGAILLSTGLAEPLVMQIPLDPFVTLGLMTLACAAMGWLVGPSIGNQVFYLMNHRLKAQMMSKETEFFARVKKNRVDPTNSSAGNPVPDFYGEKIQSVSGYRQWLKDQRAFNKKKTRAFV from the exons ATGTCTTCGTCCTTTAAAACTCTGGCTCTGCGCCTGCCCAGAGTAGCTCCCGCCCAGTCCCAATCCGTCGTCATCCGATGCTGCTCGAAAGCTTCCTTGTCGACCACCGCTCGGCGCGCTTGCCTCACAAAGGGTTCTTCTCTGCGACAGAATAGCCCTGCCATTTCCATGAAATCATGCAGCAGCAATTTTGCAACAAGCAGCAAATCCATGCTTCGATTGGTTCCCAAAGCCCGCGCGACCTCACCGATGACGATTGCCTCACAAGCACGATGCTTCGCCAGTGTCACCTCTTCACTATCTAGCTCCGCAgccgcctctgcctcgtctgccgccgcctcatCCAAGTCCACACTCGACTGGGACTCTTTCTTCAAGCTGCGACTTCGCCGCCGACGTATCCAGCTGTTCTTCTCTGTGACATCGGGTGtgcttggtggtgctggcggtgctATTCTCCTTTCTACGGGTCTCGCGGAGCCTCTGGTTATGCAGATTCCTTTGGACCCATTCGTCACCCTGGGTCTAATGACGCTGGCGTGTGCTGCGATGGGATGGCTCGTTGGTCCTAGCATTGGCAACCAGGTGTTCTACCTGATGAATCACCGGCTCAAGGCTCAGATGATGAGCAAGGAGACAGAGTTTTTCGCGAGAGTGAAGAAGAACCGAGTTGACCCTACCAACTCTAGTGCCGGTAACCCAG TTCCCGACTTCTATGGCGAGAAAATTCAAAGTGTTTCTGGATACCGGCAATGGCTCAAGGACCAGCGAGCattcaacaagaagaagaccaggGCGTTTGTGTAA